One Thiocapsa sp. genomic window carries:
- a CDS encoding DUF2934 domain-containing protein translates to MHPTQSQAPGAPTMGERRKMVEIAAYFLAEHRGFAPGGADADWRRAEQAIDAMIADGLVGESGHELSGDSVHRAEVSEGIRNALKLGGGLSGGSSPRSERA, encoded by the coding sequence ATGCATCCGACACAATCACAGGCGCCCGGCGCGCCGACCATGGGCGAGCGCCGCAAGATGGTCGAGATCGCGGCCTATTTTCTCGCCGAGCATCGGGGGTTCGCCCCCGGCGGGGCGGATGCCGACTGGCGCCGGGCCGAGCAGGCCATCGACGCCATGATCGCGGACGGACTCGTCGGCGAATCCGGCCATGAGCTCAGTGGCGACTCGGTGCATCGCGCGGAGGTGTCCGAGGGCATCCGCAACGCGCTCAAGCTCGGCGGCGGACTGTCGGGTGGATCTTCGCCGCGCTCCGAGCGCGCGTGA
- a CDS encoding tetratricopeptide repeat protein — protein sequence MPKKPTKTKNKNKPLSRPQPEAAQLKAIERLMEAGEYTKVVQRLKPLVQRFPGHGGLRRLLIAASERSEGLHAAGLAAFEWAERRPSSIQAQQALLSFAVRLGLVLLADRAARQLRALGLMTPGFPVSPGMLADVLATPEGTLATVEQIECFDIGTLYLDAQDFSGAVDRLDGLEILSARNNRAMALFHLGRIDEALAGFMASWEADQANLFALGWVVRLRLYRGDEVGAQGLTIPLAGATARRLDDALLQLDALLLLRQDAAARDAFTRSKQCAWFEIGKDYPRAVLHHFAACAASRLGRASEAGGLWREALRLMPDFKLAIHNSAGLERDHQASEYPAVFDLSRALPLTWINELRAAGEEIADTVETLTAANVFLEALYLGGEGPLRSLVGLVLMHRAGRADPDAARLLKGFARLPIGTKDERFVFLRLLQEQNLIAPTDLVDYWDGNQLRQINLFSIEVHREPEVSDLPDDLQELLNASIARFNTGDHAGAEPLLAQLLARVPNHAAAKGNLAAIRSFQGRHEEAEKLLREVVADHPDYLVARCNLANLAVLDGNVDEADALLKGLATRRRIHIQDLFTLYGSMALLNRARGEVAVADSLIASLEPLVQNEDDARRLKFAKNLQKSVGLETTFIEALTALVRRPGKPSRG from the coding sequence GTGCCCAAGAAACCGACCAAGACCAAGAACAAGAACAAGCCCCTCAGCCGGCCACAACCCGAAGCGGCCCAGCTCAAGGCGATCGAGCGCCTGATGGAGGCAGGTGAGTACACCAAGGTGGTCCAGCGACTCAAACCGCTGGTCCAGCGATTTCCTGGTCATGGCGGACTCAGACGGCTTCTGATCGCGGCATCGGAGCGCAGCGAGGGGCTCCATGCGGCGGGGCTTGCCGCGTTCGAATGGGCCGAGCGTCGACCCAGCAGTATCCAGGCCCAGCAGGCGTTGCTCTCCTTTGCAGTGCGACTGGGGCTTGTTCTCCTGGCGGATCGCGCGGCGCGGCAACTGCGCGCCTTGGGGCTGATGACGCCGGGCTTTCCGGTGAGCCCCGGCATGCTCGCGGACGTGCTCGCAACGCCGGAGGGAACCTTGGCGACGGTCGAGCAGATCGAATGCTTCGACATCGGGACACTCTATTTGGACGCACAGGATTTCTCCGGTGCGGTCGACCGGCTGGACGGCCTGGAGATCCTCTCGGCGCGCAACAATCGCGCGATGGCGCTGTTTCATCTCGGGCGGATCGACGAGGCGCTGGCCGGTTTCATGGCCAGTTGGGAGGCGGATCAGGCCAATCTGTTCGCCCTCGGCTGGGTGGTCCGCCTGCGCCTGTATCGTGGCGACGAGGTGGGTGCGCAGGGTCTGACGATTCCCTTGGCGGGAGCAACCGCCAGGCGGCTGGACGACGCCCTGCTCCAGCTCGATGCCCTGCTGTTGCTTCGACAGGATGCGGCCGCCCGGGATGCCTTTACACGCAGCAAGCAATGCGCCTGGTTCGAGATCGGTAAAGATTATCCGCGTGCGGTGTTGCACCACTTTGCGGCTTGCGCCGCCAGCCGGTTGGGCCGAGCGTCGGAGGCAGGGGGCCTGTGGCGCGAGGCGCTGCGGCTCATGCCCGATTTCAAACTTGCGATTCACAACAGCGCCGGCCTCGAACGTGACCATCAGGCGTCCGAGTATCCAGCGGTCTTCGATCTGTCGCGGGCGCTCCCGCTCACCTGGATCAATGAATTGCGCGCCGCAGGCGAGGAGATCGCCGATACGGTCGAGACCCTGACCGCCGCCAATGTCTTCTTGGAGGCGCTGTATCTCGGCGGAGAGGGTCCCTTGCGCAGTCTGGTCGGTCTTGTTCTCATGCACCGTGCCGGCCGCGCCGATCCGGACGCCGCGCGTCTGCTGAAAGGCTTCGCGCGTCTGCCCATCGGGACCAAGGATGAACGTTTCGTGTTCTTGCGTCTGCTCCAGGAGCAGAATCTGATCGCACCGACCGACCTCGTCGACTATTGGGACGGAAATCAGCTCCGTCAGATCAATCTGTTCAGTATCGAGGTCCACCGCGAGCCGGAGGTGAGCGATCTGCCCGATGATCTGCAGGAGCTCCTCAATGCGTCGATTGCGCGCTTCAACACGGGCGATCATGCCGGCGCCGAGCCCCTGCTGGCGCAACTCCTGGCACGCGTACCGAACCATGCTGCGGCCAAGGGTAATCTGGCGGCGATTCGTTCCTTTCAGGGTCGGCACGAGGAGGCGGAGAAATTGTTGAGGGAGGTCGTTGCCGACCATCCGGATTACCTCGTTGCACGCTGTAATCTCGCCAATCTGGCCGTCCTGGATGGCAATGTGGATGAGGCCGATGCATTGCTCAAAGGGTTAGCGACTCGCAGACGTATCCATATCCAGGATCTGTTCACCCTCTACGGGTCAATGGCCTTGCTGAATCGCGCGCGTGGTGAAGTGGCGGTAGCCGATTCGCTGATCGCCAGCCTCGAACCATTGGTTCAGAACGAGGACGATGCGCGCCGACTGAAATTTGCCAAGAACCTGCAGAAGTCGGTTGGGCTTGAGACGACGTTCATTGAGGCCCTGACCGCCCTGGTGCGTCGGCCCGGGAAACCGAGCAGAGGATAG
- a CDS encoding Hsp70 family protein, protein MSHYRYAVGIDLGTTHCALSFVDSDQSEGENIVQGLVSIPQLIGPGSVEARPLLPSCLYLPHPDELKAADLGLPWQTDLTRICGEMARNQGTTTPIRLVSSAKSWLCHPDIDRKSAILPAGAPDEIPRISPFDATVHYLAHLRDAWNGQFPYDQLSRQEVTVTVPASFDPAARELTAEAARAIGIEHLVLLEEPQAALYSWVNDTQGAWRHEVQVGDIILVVDVGGGTTDLSLIAVTEQDGALELTRVAVGEHILLGGDNMDLTLAHLLKQKLAKTGVELDRWQLQALTHGCRIAKESLLADPDLEGMPVVVPSRGSRLIGGSIRTELTREEVRSTLIEGFFPAVAADSRPAVRARGAITKVGLPYAQDPAVTRHLAAFLGRQTGATEDLQGFVAQTPGASFLHPTAVLFNGGVFKAPVLQERVLEVLNQWLSAEDAPVARLLDARDLDLAVARGAAFYAHVRRHGGVRIRGGTSHSYYVGVESSMPAIPGMEPEIQALCLVPFGLEEGSGPVAPPQEFGLVVGEAVRFRFFGSSVRREDEVGELLEEWREEELEELAEIQTVLPAKDHKKGEVVAVRLQATVTEVGTLELTAIPVDRPDEQWNVAFNTRGGG, encoded by the coding sequence GTGAGCCACTATCGCTACGCCGTCGGCATCGATCTGGGGACCACTCATTGCGCCCTGTCGTTCGTGGATTCGGACCAGAGCGAGGGCGAGAACATCGTCCAGGGCCTCGTCTCCATCCCGCAGCTGATCGGCCCCGGCTCCGTGGAGGCCCGTCCTCTGCTGCCGTCCTGTCTCTATCTACCGCATCCGGACGAGCTCAAGGCCGCGGACCTGGGTCTGCCTTGGCAGACCGACCTCACCCGCATCTGCGGCGAGATGGCCCGCAACCAGGGCACCACGACGCCGATCCGTCTGGTCTCGAGCGCCAAAAGCTGGCTCTGTCATCCGGACATCGACCGCAAGTCCGCGATCCTGCCGGCCGGCGCACCGGACGAGATCCCGCGCATCTCGCCATTCGACGCGACGGTGCATTACCTCGCCCATCTGCGCGATGCCTGGAACGGGCAGTTTCCCTATGACCAGCTCAGTCGTCAGGAGGTCACGGTCACGGTGCCGGCCTCCTTTGATCCGGCGGCGCGCGAGCTGACCGCGGAGGCGGCACGTGCGATCGGTATCGAGCACCTGGTCCTGCTCGAAGAGCCGCAGGCGGCGCTCTACTCCTGGGTCAACGACACCCAAGGCGCTTGGCGGCATGAGGTACAGGTCGGCGACATCATCCTGGTGGTCGATGTCGGCGGCGGGACCACGGATCTGTCGCTGATCGCGGTCACCGAGCAGGACGGCGCACTCGAGCTGACCCGCGTCGCCGTCGGCGAGCACATCCTGCTCGGCGGCGACAACATGGACCTGACCCTCGCCCATCTGTTGAAACAGAAGCTGGCGAAGACCGGCGTGGAGCTGGATCGCTGGCAGCTGCAGGCGCTGACGCACGGCTGCCGCATCGCCAAGGAGTCACTGCTGGCCGATCCGGACCTGGAGGGCATGCCGGTGGTGGTCCCGAGCCGCGGCTCGCGTCTGATCGGCGGCAGCATCCGCACCGAGCTCACGCGCGAGGAGGTCCGCTCGACCCTGATCGAGGGCTTTTTCCCGGCGGTCGCCGCCGACAGTCGCCCCGCCGTACGCGCGCGCGGCGCGATCACCAAGGTCGGTCTGCCCTATGCGCAGGACCCGGCCGTGACCCGTCATCTGGCCGCCTTCCTCGGCCGACAAACCGGCGCGACCGAGGACCTGCAGGGCTTCGTGGCCCAAACGCCGGGGGCGAGCTTCCTGCATCCGACGGCAGTGCTCTTCAACGGCGGCGTCTTCAAGGCACCGGTCCTCCAGGAGCGCGTGCTCGAGGTGCTCAACCAGTGGCTGAGCGCGGAGGATGCGCCCGTGGCCCGCCTCCTGGATGCACGCGATCTGGATCTGGCCGTCGCCCGCGGGGCCGCCTTTTACGCCCACGTCCGACGTCACGGCGGGGTGCGCATCCGCGGCGGCACGTCCCACTCCTACTATGTCGGGGTCGAGAGTTCCATGCCGGCCATCCCCGGCATGGAGCCCGAGATCCAGGCGCTCTGCCTGGTGCCGTTCGGACTCGAAGAGGGCTCGGGTCCGGTGGCCCCGCCGCAGGAGTTCGGTCTCGTGGTCGGCGAGGCGGTGCGCTTCCGCTTCTTCGGCTCGAGCGTCCGGCGCGAGGACGAGGTCGGCGAGCTGCTGGAGGAGTGGCGCGAAGAGGAGCTCGAGGAGCTCGCCGAGATCCAGACCGTCCTGCCCGCAAAGGATCACAAGAAGGGCGAGGTCGTCGCGGTCCGGCTTCAGGCCACGGTGACCGAGGTCGGCACCTTGGAGCTGACGGCGATCCCGGTCGACAGACCGGACGAGCAGTGGAACGTCGCCTTCAACACGCGCGGTGGCGGCTGA
- the tgt gene encoding tRNA guanosine(34) transglycosylase Tgt has product MDFDLLANDGLARRGRLRFARGTVETPAFMPVGTYGTVKAMTPEELTDLGAEIVLGNTFHLMLRPGTEIIRRCGDLHGFMHWERPILTDSGGFQVFSLGELRKITEEGVHFRSPVDGSPVFLSPEISMQVQRALGSDIVMIFDECTPYPADAAQARASMALSLRWAERSREAHGDNPSALFGIVQGGMHEGPRAESLDGLMSIGFDGYAVGGLSVGETEAERLRILDFLGDKLPTDRPRYLMGVGTPEDIVAAVGRGIDMFDCVMPTRNARNGDLFTHQGKVRIRNAANRTDEGPLDPLCACYCCRHYSRAYLHHLDKCKEILGARLQTIHNLHYYQTLMRGLREAIVAGRYGAFVGEFEALRATPLST; this is encoded by the coding sequence ATGGATTTCGATCTCCTGGCCAACGATGGATTGGCCCGGCGCGGCCGTTTGCGCTTCGCGCGCGGGACGGTCGAGACCCCGGCCTTCATGCCGGTCGGAACCTACGGGACCGTCAAGGCGATGACCCCGGAGGAGCTGACCGATCTCGGCGCCGAGATCGTCCTGGGCAACACCTTCCATCTGATGCTGCGTCCCGGCACCGAGATCATCCGCCGCTGCGGCGATCTGCACGGATTTATGCACTGGGAGCGTCCCATCCTCACGGATTCGGGCGGCTTTCAGGTCTTCAGCCTAGGCGAGCTGCGCAAGATCACGGAGGAGGGCGTGCACTTTCGCTCGCCGGTCGACGGCAGTCCGGTCTTTCTGAGCCCCGAGATCTCCATGCAGGTCCAGCGCGCGCTCGGCTCCGACATCGTCATGATCTTCGACGAGTGCACGCCCTATCCCGCCGACGCGGCGCAAGCGCGGGCCTCGATGGCGCTCTCGCTGCGTTGGGCAGAGCGCTCGCGCGAGGCCCACGGCGACAATCCATCGGCCCTCTTCGGCATCGTTCAAGGCGGCATGCATGAGGGACCGCGCGCCGAATCCTTGGACGGGCTTATGAGCATTGGTTTCGACGGCTATGCCGTCGGCGGGCTATCGGTCGGGGAGACGGAGGCCGAGCGACTGCGCATCCTCGATTTTCTCGGCGATAAGCTGCCGACGGATCGCCCGCGCTACCTGATGGGCGTGGGAACACCGGAGGACATCGTGGCCGCCGTCGGGCGCGGCATCGACATGTTCGACTGCGTCATGCCGACCCGCAACGCGCGCAACGGCGACCTCTTTACGCACCAAGGCAAGGTCCGGATCCGCAACGCGGCGAATCGCACCGACGAGGGACCGCTGGATCCGCTCTGCGCCTGCTACTGCTGCCGCCATTACAGCCGCGCCTACCTGCACCACCTGGATAAGTGCAAGGAGATCCTCGGGGCGCGTCTGCAGACGATCCACAATCTCCACTACTACCAAACCCTGATGCGCGGGCTGCGCGAGGCCATCGTCGCAGGCCGCTATGGCGCCTTCGTCGGCGAGTTCGAGGCGCTGCGCGCAACACCCCTTTCGACCTGA
- a CDS encoding HAD family hydrolase, producing the protein MPDPSFRLITLDLDDTVWPCVPVIQAAEEAFHDWLVRHAPRLAEAHDLASMRRHRRELMDAMPEIAHDLGQIRRRSLATLLESFDYATGLAEEALALFDAHRNRVEPFEDVTPVLRTLSARYRLVSLTNGTANPEITPLRGLFERSITAADAGAAKPHPALFIRALEHAGCEPSQCLHLGDDPWMDVEGARAVGMTAVWVNRYGRSWPDDLAPPALTVTTLHQLLDWLDAEPQRDPR; encoded by the coding sequence ATGCCCGATCCATCCTTTCGTCTCATTACCCTGGACCTGGACGACACCGTCTGGCCCTGCGTGCCCGTCATTCAGGCCGCCGAGGAGGCGTTTCACGACTGGCTGGTCCGACATGCGCCGCGTCTGGCCGAGGCCCACGATCTGGCGAGCATGCGCCGTCACCGTCGCGAGCTGATGGACGCCATGCCCGAGATCGCGCACGACCTGGGTCAGATCCGTCGCCGATCCTTGGCCACGCTGCTGGAGTCGTTCGACTATGCGACGGGTCTGGCCGAGGAGGCGCTGGCGCTGTTCGACGCGCACCGCAATCGCGTCGAGCCCTTCGAGGACGTGACCCCGGTGCTGCGGACGCTGTCTGCGCGTTACCGCCTGGTGTCCCTCACCAACGGCACCGCCAACCCCGAGATCACGCCCCTGCGCGGGCTGTTCGAGCGCAGCATCACGGCCGCCGATGCAGGTGCCGCCAAGCCGCATCCGGCGCTCTTCATCCGTGCACTCGAGCACGCCGGTTGCGAGCCGAGCCAGTGCCTGCACCTCGGCGACGACCCCTGGATGGATGTCGAGGGTGCACGCGCGGTCGGGATGACCGCCGTCTGGGTCAATCGCTACGGGCGGAGCTGGCCGGATGATCTGGCGCCGCCCGCCCTGACGGTGACGACCCTTCATCAACTCCTGGATTGGCTCGACGCCGAGCCGCAGCGCGACCCGAGGTAA
- a CDS encoding type II toxin-antitoxin system VapC family toxin: MILFCDTSAVVKLYVAEPDSSRAKGLVAEADAVVVCRIAWAEFHAAVARRARAAPADQSALELAKADLARDWPHYVVMEVTQNLVVRAGEFADAFALRGYDAVQLAAAHIAMVQSDLPLCFSCFDRRLNQAAKLLGLTLP, translated from the coding sequence ATGATTTTGTTTTGCGACACATCCGCCGTGGTCAAGCTCTACGTTGCCGAGCCGGACAGCTCCCGGGCGAAGGGCCTCGTCGCAGAGGCAGACGCCGTCGTGGTGTGCCGGATCGCCTGGGCCGAATTTCATGCAGCGGTGGCACGGCGCGCCCGTGCAGCCCCGGCTGATCAGTCTGCGCTGGAGCTCGCCAAGGCGGACCTAGCCAGGGACTGGCCCCATTATGTCGTAATGGAGGTCACGCAAAATCTTGTGGTGCGTGCCGGGGAGTTTGCCGATGCCTTCGCCTTGCGCGGCTACGATGCAGTGCAATTGGCGGCAGCCCACATCGCCATGGTGCAGTCGGATTTGCCGCTCTGTTTTTCCTGCTTCGACCGGCGTTTGAATCAGGCCGCAAAACTCCTCGGCCTGACCCTGCCCTGA
- a CDS encoding DUF2760 domain-containing protein: MGSATPSFFRRALIAFTSFKRILKDPGFARAVGLLAKGEGEHALARPAAPAAVPLASAAPDSALLLLGLLQKEGRLVDFLQEDLKGASDQEIGAAARIVHQGCRGVLNAHLKITPVREEPEGSRVTLTPGFDASANRPTGNVVGDPPFQGTLVHRGWRVTGMDLPKTTGGHDLRILAAAEVEL; the protein is encoded by the coding sequence ATGGGCTCAGCAACGCCTTCCTTTTTCCGGAGGGCCCTCATCGCCTTCACCAGCTTCAAACGTATCTTGAAGGATCCGGGCTTCGCCCGCGCCGTCGGATTGCTCGCCAAGGGCGAAGGCGAGCACGCCTTGGCGCGGCCCGCGGCACCCGCTGCGGTGCCCTTGGCGAGCGCTGCGCCGGATTCGGCCTTGCTCCTGCTCGGTTTGCTGCAGAAAGAGGGGCGCTTGGTGGACTTTCTGCAGGAAGACCTCAAGGGCGCCTCCGATCAGGAGATCGGCGCTGCCGCACGCATCGTCCATCAGGGCTGCCGGGGTGTCCTGAACGCCCATCTGAAGATCACGCCGGTGCGCGAGGAGCCCGAGGGCAGCCGCGTCACCCTGACGCCCGGTTTCGACGCCTCCGCCAATCGACCGACCGGCAACGTCGTCGGAGATCCGCCCTTCCAGGGAACGCTGGTGCATCGCGGCTGGCGGGTCACGGGGATGGATCTCCCCAAGACCACCGGCGGACACGACCTGCGCATCCTCGCCGCCGCGGAGGTGGAGCTGTGA
- the yajC gene encoding preprotein translocase subunit YajC, with protein sequence MSFLISDAVAQGEAAAGAGDPFLALLPLVLFAVVFYFLLIRPQSKRQKEHRKMVESLAKGDEVVTMGGIAGRIADIGDNFALLDIADGVAVKIRRSSVESVMPKGTLKDL encoded by the coding sequence ATGAGCTTCCTGATCTCAGATGCCGTCGCTCAAGGCGAGGCCGCCGCCGGTGCGGGTGACCCCTTTTTGGCACTGCTCCCGCTGGTGCTCTTCGCGGTCGTCTTCTATTTTCTCCTGATCCGTCCGCAGTCCAAGCGCCAGAAGGAGCACCGCAAGATGGTGGAGTCCTTGGCGAAGGGCGACGAGGTCGTGACGATGGGCGGCATCGCCGGGCGTATCGCCGACATCGGGGACAACTTCGCGCTGCTCGACATCGCCGACGGTGTCGCCGTGAAGATCCGGCGCAGCTCGGTCGAGTCCGTGATGCCGAAAGGAACGCTGAAAGACCTGTAA
- the msrA gene encoding peptide-methionine (S)-S-oxide reductase MsrA, whose amino-acid sequence MAIETATLGGGCFWCLEAAFQGVEGVQSVVSGYAGGPDAQPTYHQVCTGTTGHAEVVEIGFDDTRVNFETLLEVFFTIHDPTTLNRQGADVGSQYRSVIFYHSDAQREVVERVIARLNAEGIWPDPIVTQVQPAPTFYPAEAYHQGYYRRNPSQGYCQVVISPKLAKLRARHAALLSK is encoded by the coding sequence ATGGCGATTGAAACAGCGACACTGGGCGGCGGGTGCTTTTGGTGCTTGGAGGCGGCCTTTCAGGGCGTCGAGGGCGTGCAGTCCGTGGTTTCCGGATATGCCGGAGGCCCCGACGCGCAGCCGACCTATCATCAAGTCTGCACGGGCACGACCGGCCATGCCGAGGTGGTCGAGATCGGCTTCGACGACACCCGGGTCAACTTCGAGACACTCCTCGAGGTCTTCTTCACGATCCACGACCCGACAACCCTGAACCGACAGGGTGCGGATGTCGGCAGCCAGTACCGCTCGGTGATCTTCTATCATTCGGATGCGCAACGCGAGGTCGTGGAGCGGGTGATCGCGCGGCTCAACGCCGAAGGCATCTGGCCCGATCCCATCGTCACGCAGGTCCAGCCCGCTCCGACCTTCTACCCGGCCGAGGCGTACCATCAGGGTTACTACCGCCGCAATCCGAGCCAGGGCTACTGTCAGGTCGTCATCTCGCCCAAGCTGGCCAAGCTCCGTGCGCGCCATGCCGCCCTTTTGTCCAAATAA
- a CDS encoding ATP-binding protein: MRFFNTEGPVRSEDHYRLPPLQRWDLDEILMLIAQKKYFLLHAPRQTGKTTCLLALMEHLNREGRYRAVYANLEGAQAYRERVDPAMATIVTDIAAAAGVWLGDAAPALHAAEVLAVTPPGSALGVFLTQWCQRSSKPLVLLLDEVDALIGDTLISLLRQLRAGYPQRPGAFPQTVILCGVRDLRDYRIHSTAEASIITGGSAFNIKAKSLRLGDFTAAEVGTLLLEHTAETGQVFTPDALARVWELTQGQPWLVNALAYRACFEMPEGRDRSRPITTDLIDHAKEQMISERVTHLDQLADKLCEGRVRRVIEPMLAGTSTGRCRRTTDSIWSIWACCDATARVDWWWPIPSIARCCPVPWPAGRKIPCPASPRPG; encoded by the coding sequence ATGCGCTTCTTCAACACCGAGGGCCCGGTTCGGTCCGAGGATCATTACCGTCTACCGCCCCTGCAACGCTGGGATCTAGACGAGATCCTGATGCTCATCGCGCAGAAGAAATACTTCCTGCTCCATGCCCCGCGGCAGACCGGCAAGACCACCTGCCTGCTGGCGTTGATGGAGCATCTGAACCGGGAGGGCCGTTATCGGGCGGTCTATGCCAACCTGGAGGGGGCACAGGCCTATCGCGAGCGGGTCGACCCGGCCATGGCGACGATTGTCACCGACATCGCCGCCGCGGCGGGCGTCTGGCTCGGCGATGCCGCCCCGGCTCTGCATGCGGCGGAGGTGTTGGCCGTTACGCCGCCCGGCTCGGCCCTCGGGGTGTTTTTGACACAGTGGTGCCAACGCTCTTCCAAGCCCTTGGTTCTGCTGCTCGACGAGGTGGATGCCCTGATCGGCGATACCCTGATCAGCCTGCTGCGCCAGTTGCGCGCAGGCTATCCGCAGCGTCCGGGGGCTTTTCCGCAGACCGTCATCCTCTGCGGCGTTCGCGATCTGCGTGACTACCGGATTCATTCCACGGCAGAGGCGTCGATCATCACCGGCGGCAGTGCGTTCAACATCAAGGCCAAGTCGTTGCGGTTGGGCGACTTCACCGCCGCCGAGGTCGGGACGCTGCTGCTGGAGCACACGGCCGAGACCGGACAGGTCTTTACCCCCGATGCACTGGCGCGGGTCTGGGAGTTGACGCAAGGCCAACCCTGGTTGGTCAATGCACTCGCGTACCGGGCCTGTTTCGAGATGCCCGAGGGGCGCGATCGCAGCCGCCCGATCACGACCGACCTGATCGATCACGCCAAGGAGCAGATGATTTCGGAGCGTGTGACCCATCTCGATCAGTTGGCCGACAAGCTGTGCGAGGGACGCGTGCGGCGCGTGATCGAGCCGATGTTGGCAGGAACCTCGACGGGGAGGTGTCGGAGGACGACCGACAGTATCTGGTCGATCTGGGCCTGCTGCGACGCGACGGCACGGGTGGACTGGTGGTGGCCAATCCCATCTATCGCGAGGTGCTGCCCCGTGCCCTGGCCGGCGGGCCGCAAGATACCTTGCCCCGCATCGCCCCGACCTGGCTGA
- a CDS encoding type II toxin-antitoxin system Phd/YefM family antitoxin: MTESYTVTTIKQSHHIGDYKMSVSVRELKSRLAHYLAEARTGQPIEITSHRRVIARLTAVPNGDEHGIGRLLVSGAAQWSGGKPAGADIRLSPEGPLLSELVQEDRG; encoded by the coding sequence TTGACAGAATCCTATACGGTGACCACAATCAAGCAGTCGCATCATATTGGTGACTACAAAATGTCCGTCTCGGTCCGAGAGCTCAAATCCAGGCTTGCGCATTACCTTGCCGAGGCTCGCACAGGCCAACCCATCGAAATCACGTCGCACCGCCGGGTGATTGCGCGGCTCACAGCCGTTCCGAACGGCGACGAGCACGGCATCGGCCGACTACTGGTCTCCGGGGCGGCGCAGTGGAGCGGCGGCAAACCAGCGGGCGCCGATATTCGTCTCTCGCCTGAAGGCCCCTTACTCTCGGAGCTGGTCCAAGAAGATCGGGGATGA